TTATCACAGTAAGCATGACCTTCTCTGAGCTGTGTGACCAGCCtaatttctcaaaaataataaccAGGTTTAGCCACatgtgatggtgcataccttttgtcctagtactcaggagatagaggcaggcggatctctgtgtgtttgaggccagcctggtttacatagtgagttccaggacaggcagggctatatagagggacccagtctcaaaaaaaaaaaaaaaaggctgctcTAAAGTGATTTATAcgttggacagatggctcagtggttaagagcacttgctattctaggagaggacctgaattcagttcccagcactcacatgttggctcacagccatccctaACTCTAGTTCCCTTTgcatgcaccaggcatgcatgtgatgcaggaaaaacactcctacacataaaataatcttaaaattaaaaaaaaaaaaatttgtgtgtgtgtgtgtgtgtgtgtgtgtgtagggcagagggcaacttgtaggatttgattctctccttccaagcAGGTTGTCCTGTCATCAGATTTGGTGGGAGGCAACCTTGGTGGCTGAGCTAGTTTGCTGTCCTCAGACTAACATCCTATATATTAATGTAGCACTCTGGGGCAGGAGGGGTGTTACGTCAGCACTTCCTGTCAgtaaagctggccttgagctttctGTGCAGCCAGGGCTGATCTTGAGCtgacctgcctccacctccggagtgctggcattatgggcatgtgccaccaagcctggcatgAACTTCTCATATCCACTTAAGTTTCTGCCAGCAGTCTCAATGTCTTTGATACAGTGGTTTGTTCAAGTTAGGATGCTCTCAAGGGCGGCCATCTCACTTGGAGGAGGGTGGTTCTGTTTGGAATACCTGTTTACTGGACTGTGTGACGGGGCCTCTCCTCACCTAGGCGGTATGGTTTTGAAGTAGAATGTCTTGTCCTGTGAATGCCCCATATTCAGACTCTGGTGGTTGCTCGCTCTTCCCTCAGAGTCTGGCTGTTTGGCAGTCATGAGATTTGTAATTCTGTTCAGATTCTTGGCCTATTTAGTGGACAGGACAGTGGTGTACCGTGTGACGTCAGAAAGCAGCTCCGCTGTCGGGTTCTACCTTTATTGTGTGTTTGCTAACTTCCCGTTTTTGGTGGCGGTGGAGATGTAAGCagagccttatgcatgctaggcaggcgctCTACCACCAGGCCACCACTGCTgtcatctctctcttcttttttggtttttcgagacagggtttctttgtgtagcccaggctggcctcgaactcacagagatccgcctgcctctgtctcccgagtcctgggattaaaggcgtgcaccaccaccaccaccaccaccaccaccaccaccaccaccaccaccaccaccacccagatcaACTAGTAATGTTAGAAACAGTAATCATATCTAGATCTATCATTTTGCTAGAGGGCTTTAAAAATGGTGATTTCATTCAGTTTTCATTAGTTAGTCATGACTCTTCTATTAAGAATTCTCCCTCACCATGAAAAAGCATACCTCAAAGATCCTGTTGTAGGTTCAGTTCTGTGAATATTGTAGTAAAGCAGAGGCATAAAGTGTGcatgaattatatttataatatactgTAGCTGTAAAGCTTTAAAGGTGTggaccttaatttaaaaatacttaattgCTAACATGTGGTAGTGATTACCTGAACTATTGAAAAAAATGGCATCAAATAGATTTGTTCAATGCAGGATTACCACAAAACATCAGTTTGTCAAGGACAGTGAAACGAGAGGAACACCTATATTGGTTGTCTGTGTAGGAAAAGGTAGAtgcagggttttctctgtgtgtattttgtgtgcttttatgtctgcactatgtgtgtgcctggtgcctaaggaggccagaagagtgtgttggatgccctgggactggagttacagacagctgtgagctgctctgtAATTCTAGGTCCTTTGGAatacagccagtgctcttactctctgagccatctctccagtccccaaaatgctggattgattgatttgtttgtttgtttattttaaagatttagctgggtgtggtggcacatgcccttaatcttagtgcttgagaggcagagacaggtagatctctgagttttttttcttcccgagacagggtttctctgtgtagctttgcacctttcctggaactcacttggtagttcaggctggcctcgaactcacagagatccgcctggctctgcctcccgagtgctgggactaaaggcgtgggccaccaccgcccgaaaagatctctgagttttgaggccagcctggtctacagagtgagttccaggacagccgggctacagagaaaccatctcaaaaaaaaaaacaagaaaaggggctggagagatggctcatctgttaagagcattggctgctcttccagaggaccctggttcagttcccagcacccacatggcagctcacaactgtctgtaactacagttccagggcacccagcaccctcacacagacatgaatgtgGACAaatcaccaatgcacataaaataaacaaataaataaaaatcttaaacaaacaattaaaaaaaacaagaaaaaaggttGTACTTTATGTAAatgactgttttgcctgaatgcacaggtgtgtaccactttTGTACTTGGTATCAGAGGAGgttagaagaggacattggatttcctggaactgtagttagtggatggttgtgagccaccatataggtaCCAGTAACTGAACCcacagtcctctgtaagaacaagtgcttttaaatactgaatcatctctccagcctcaaggtaCTGAATATGGTTTTCAGTATTGAGTTCCTATCCTAAGCCACTCTAAATGTAACCATAAGCGTTTATCAGGAGGAGGTTTTCACAGGTGCTTACAAATTCGACATCTTTCCCACTTAGTCTTTCTGATCCTCCCATTGCTACATCTTTGGGCTGTGCTGGAGCTGGAACCTGCCTAGGGCCTTATACATAATGGGCATGCTCTCAACCACTAAATCACAACCCCAACCTCTGTGTCCTTTGGTATGTACGCAGTAGTCTCTGTTTCCAGTTCCTCTTGTGTGGTGGTGTATTTTCTCAGGAGCCCTAGTTCTCAAAGGGACTTAATGTCTTGCTAGGTTTTGTAGGAAGGTGAGGTGTCCAGTCCAGGGTATTGCTGGAAATGGAGATCTTTGTGTAGGTGtgttagttagctttctgttactgtgattaaacaccagGACCAATAGCAACTTGGAGTTGAAAGGGTCTAGTCCATCATTCAGGGAAGTCAGGCCAATAACTCTGCAGgacatagaggggtgctgcttactggcttgctccgcctgctttcttatacacctcaGGACCCACCTGCCTGGGGTGGTCCCGCCCATAATAGGGTTGTGGGTCCTCCTGCATCAGTCACTAATAAAAAAAAGCCCAATGGCTTGCCCAGAAGCCAATCTgatgggacattttctcagttaagttttcctcttttcaaatgagctagcctgtgtcaagttgacataaaaactggcCAGCACTATAGGGCTTCATCTCTTTAGACTTCTGACCTCCTCCAGGCCTAGTGGACACAAGACAACTCTTAAGGGGGAGTCGGCTGAGCTTACTTGGTGCTAGGGCTAGAATGGGCAGACTGTTGTAGTTACCTTGCAAACTTTGACCTTGATTAACCTTATTGGTCCACAGGTGAACCAGTGTGTTATTGGTACTGCTCAGGCTAATAAGAAATGAAGACGGAGCAAGAGCCTGATTCCTGTGCAAGCgagtgtgcatgtgtctctgtgtgttttggtgtgtatgttctcggtgggggtgggggtgggggtggagaaatGCTTTTATTGGGTGGACAACATTATGTACCTAATTATCAAATAAAGAAATTTTGTTGTAggcttaaaacatttttcttagatttttttactATGTATACTTGTTTTGCttgggtgtgtatgcatgtgcaccatgtatatgtCTGGTGTTCCTTGAATTCAGAAGAGGGTTTCCTGTCCCCTGGAACTACGGATGATTGTGAGTGGGTTCTgcgaacagaacctgggtcctctgcaaaagcagtaagcgctcttaactaccgagccatctctccagcccttgttacAGCTCTTAAATAAAGGTCTTATTGATACCAGTAGCTGCTACAGGAATGTATTGTAAACAAATACCTGTAAGCATGCAGAAGTGTCTGTCCTGACATGTGCTTTGCAGAGTGAGGCTACAGGCTCTCCTCTCTTGGCTTTCGCTTGGCTAGGCATACTTTGCTGCCCTGGTGCCGCTCCTCTATCCTTCAGCACAGGGAGTTGTACCCATAGCTGcccactgcctggccccaggcCCAGCCCGGGACAGAATGTTCTTGTCTGGTGTGAGAGTTGCCAGGGCgctccacattctctccctttccctgccCACCGGTTCGAACTGTCGGTCCCTGCCGCCCGCTGCCCATTGGTTGGCCATGGGCACGTCACCGCCTCGCTACTAGCCCCGACGGACGGACGTCCTTCCCGCTCCGCAGGAGCGCAGCCACCGGGGTTCTCGCGCCGGGAGGTGTGGCTGGCTGCCCAGGTGCTGCGCCCAGGCGGGGCCGCGCGTGCGCAGAAGGGCGGGGCGACAGGAAGTGTGAATGGGGGAGGGCGGTGCCTCGTGCGGAGGCGGAGCTTGGAGTGGCTACGGGGGCGGGGCAGCTAACGGATGTGGCATGGGGCGGGGCCCAGCCCTGACCTGCAGGCTGGCTGCCAAGAGGgttatttcctgctgctctgcgAGCGAGCCTCCCACCCGAAAGGGGGCACAAGGATTTCCTCGTCCGCCCCGACCGGCCGCGCCCCCAGCCGTGCCGTGCCCTCCGGGCGCGCCGGAGGTGAGGGAGGTGCTGCCTACCCGCCCCtccggcttctcctcctcctagtGCTCCCCACCCaccactctcctccctccctctgccgaCTCCtcctgccgctgccgctgctttGGCTGCTGCGTCATACGCCCCAGAGCCGCCAGGACGGAGGGGCTGGGCCCAGGGACCCCCCGGCCTCCTCCCGCACGCCTCCCGGCATCCACACGCACTCCTCCCGCACTGGGGGCTCACCCAGGTGTCTTGGGTCTGCCCCTGCCTGGCTCCCAGCTGCCCCAGCTGTCACCGGTAAGGAGAAGGCGGGAGGCCCTGAGCGGGGGCAGGGAGCCAGGGGTCGTGCACAGGAAAAGGCAGGAGACCCTCTGGTCCAGGTTTGGGATCTGGGCCGAGACGACTCAAGTCCTCCTTAGACTGGTGGTGTAGGGAGTAGCGACCTGGACAGGGACACGCCCCCCTCCTGGGGCACTCGGGGAAGTTACCTAATCCCAGGGCAAGGAGCCTCAAATTTGAGGTGACCTAACATAACCTGGCGCCAGGATAGTGGTTCTAAATGAGATACACAGGTCTGAGGAGGCGGCTGTTTCTACTCAGGGAAACATTTCCAGAAAAGCTCCCAAAATATCCCTGGGCAGCCGAGCGTCCCAGTTAGGACAACTCTAAACAGCTGGGAAAGGTGAAACGGAGTGGTAACCTCGGTTGTGCAAGCATCTTTTCCCTTGAGGTCTCTGGGAGGTGGGGTGCTCCAGAACTCGGCTGGGGAGACAGTAGAGAAAGGAGTGGAGCCGGGGAGCTGACCAGGTGACCCCCTCCTCAGGTGTCTGCAGGACTGAGAGCCTGGCGTTGGGGGTGCTTGGTCCCTTTATCCACGGCAGAAAAGGACAGCAGTAAAGCTTTCCTAACATTCACCAACTCTTCCGCCCCGTTTCTACTTAGGCCCCCCCAGGATGCAATGGCGCAGCTCCCCCGGCTGAGCCGCTTGGGTGCACCCTCTCTTTGGGATCCAGCTTCCCCTGCTCCCGCCTCGGGCCCCAGACCTCGACTTTGGGAGGGTCAAGATGTGCTGGCCAGGTGGACCGATGGGCTCTTGTACTTGGGCACCATCAAGAAGGTGAGCGCTCCTCCCTCTGGCCCTCACCAGCTCCTCGTTCTCCTGACTCCTGCCCCACTTCATAACCTGTGCTGCTCGCTCACCCGTTCCAGGTGGACAGCGCTCGGGAGGTGTGTCTGGTCCAGTTTGAGGATGATTCCCAGTTTCTGGTTTTATGGAAGGACATCAGCCCCGGTGAGACCCTTCACACCTGCagaggctggggtggtggtggtggaggcacTGGCCTGAAGTCAGCCTCCTCACACGTGGTTCCCCCACAGCTGCCCTCCCCGGGGAAGAGCTCCTGTGTTGTGTCTGTCGCTCTGAGACTGTGGTCCCTGGGAACCGGCTGGTCAGCTGTGAGAAGTGTCGCCATGGTGAGAGGGCAGGGTACTTGGACAGTGCAGTTTGCCCTGGGTCTTCCGGACTGCCCCTGGCCTTTGTGCCGTGGGTTTTGTGTCTCCCGGCCAGTCTTCACCCTGTCACCTCATCTCtcgggacagggagagggagccaAAGGATGAAGGTGACATAAGCCCCTGCAAGGCTGAGGTAGCTTACACACATCCTTTCCTAACTGTGCTTCCCCGGGCAAGGCCCTCAGCTGCTCGGAGCCTGCTTGCTCACTGGCAGAGTCAGGGCCGGTCAGGACTCAATGGGCAGGAAAGGCCGCCATGCCCAAGCGCCACGCCAATGCAGGTAGGCAGTGCTCTACCCTCAACAGTGTGCTTGTTCAGCTTATCACCAGGACTGTCATGTGCCCAGGGCCCCGGCCCCCGGAGAAGGAGACGGCACATCCTGGGTCTGCCGTCAGTGCGTCTTTGCCATTGCCACCAAGGTAAAGGCGCTTCTCGGCCCCTTCCTGTGGGCGCCTCCCATGacctcctctcctgcctccctgaggTCTCCACCTGTTCCTCCGCAGAGGGGAGGCGCACTGAAGAAGGGTCCCTACGCCCGGGCCATGCTGGGCATGAAGCTCTCTCTGCCGTATGGACTGAAGGGGCTGGATTGGGATGCTGGACACTTGAGCAACCGACAACAGAGCTACTGTTACTGTGGCGGCCCTGGGGAGTGAGTGACCAGGGGTGCGGCCAGTTATAGGGTGGGTGTTGTGGTGGTAGAGCCCAGGGACAAGGGaaaggcagggtggggggagcccCGTGGTGAGGGGGTGGATGAGGGTCTTGGGTGGTCTCAAGAAGGCTGTCTTCCCCCGGAGGTGGAACCTGAAAATGCTGCAGTGCCGGAGCTGCCTTCAGTGGTTCCACGAGGCCTGCACCCAGTGTCTGAGCAAGCCCCTCCTCTATGGAGACAGGTGAGCCCAGTGGAGACTGCAGGAGCCCGGGATGCCTTCCTGCTGTGCTCtgcccagctccccctccccacgTGTTAGCTCTCTGCACCGAATGAGGTGTGTTCTCTGCCTTACTCACACAGATTCTATGAATTTGAATGCTGTGTGTGCCGGGGTGGCCCCGAGAAGGTCCGAAGGTTACAGCTTCGCTGGTGAGATGGATTGTGCCCTCAAAATGTGACTCCTTTCTATTCCCTGATATTTTACCCTAATGACTCCTGACTTTGACAATGCTAACTTCATGCTTCTCCAGGGTGGACGTGGCCCATCTTGTTCTCTACCATCTCAGTGTTTGCTGTAAGAAGAAATACTTTGATTTTGACCGCGAGATCCTCCCCTTCACCTCTGAGAATTGGGACAGTCTGCTCCTCGGGGAGGTAAGGGTTCTTTCTAAAGTTTGGAAACTGGGGTGGGACATGGAGGGGAACGACTGCTCCCTGACCCATTTACCTCTTCCTTCAGCTTTCAGACACCCCCAAGGGAGAACGTTCTTCCAAGCTCCTTTCCGCTCTCAACAGCCACAAGGACCGGTGAGTCAGGAAAAGGCAGGCCCAGGGACAGTGTGGAGTCGGGGTGAGGGACTCGGCTACAGCACTGACCGTTGACTCTCTCCTTGTCCTAGCTTCATTTCAGGGAGGGAGATTAAAAAGAGGAAATGCCTTTTTGGTCTCCATGCCCGGACCCCTCCTCCCGTGGAGCCTCTCACTGGAGACGGAGCCCCCACCAGGTCACTGGTCCAGGGGGGATGGGGAAATTCTCAAGGATAGGTTTGGAGGGTACATGTACAGAAATGGGGGGTCTTGGGGTGCCTGGGAGGGGGCTGGGGGGATAAGGAGGCCTCTTACAGCTTCCCTTCAGGGCAGGGCCCTGGGGGAGGGGTCTCACGTCCCCTGGGGAAACGACGGAGGCCGGAGCCAGACGCcctgaggaagcagaaggagaaagtgGAGGAGCAGGGACCACCCGCGGCAGTGGGCAGTCGGCATGGGTCCCGGGAGCAGAGGGAGCGGGCCCGTCTACAGAGGGCCCTGCAGGTACCGGGGCGGGCCGGGGCACCGCGGGGCAAACTGGTGGGGTGAGGGAAAGGGTCAAGGGTCATCTCACAGCCCCCGACCTTTCTTACAGGCCTCAGTGTCTCCACCACCCCCCAGCCCTAACCAGAGCTATCAGGGCAGCAGCGGCTACAACTTCCGGCCCACAGATGCCCGCTGTCTGCCCAGGTCAGTCACCCGCACCCTTTCCCTCTTCCCGGTCACTTCTCAGTTCTGTCTCGAGACTTCGAGAACCAAGCGATTCCCCGTGTTCTGGGAGCACAGTACAGGAGCGGGGAGACAGGCCTCCCTCCAGGCCCTGACTTGCCCGCCCCCTCCGCAGCCCCATCCGGATGTTCGCTTCCTTCCACCCCTGTGCCAGCACGGCGGGGACCTCTGGGGACGGTGAACCCCCGGACAGGTGAGCACGCGTTAGTTAACCTcagctcttcctttccttctgggtCTCGGTAGCCCAGACCGACTCCAGACTCCCCGCAGCCCCGCTACCTCCAATGCCGGGATTAAAGCTGCCCACATCTGGTCTCACCGCTGTCTTCTCTCCCCCAGGTCACCCCTGGAACTTCACATCGGCTTCCCCACGGACACCCCTAAAAGTTCTTCCCACTCCACGACTGCCTCACCAGCCCCGGCCCCGATCCCAGGCCTTTCCAGACACtcagtcccccctccccccttgtGCCATAGTTTGTCTCCGGGGACTGGGGGGGGAGTCCGAGGTGGGGTTGGCTACCTATCCCGCGGGGACCCCGTCAGGGTCCTTGCGCGGAGGGTGCGGCCCGATGGCTCTGTGCAGTACCTAGTtgagtgggggggagggggcatctTCTGACGGCCCCCTTCTCCTCACCTCCCCGTTCACACACTGGCACTTTCAtgccctgacctctgacctcacctACAGCTGGGATGTACCTGGAGAGACGGGGAGTGGTTCTTCTCCCTGCTACCCAGGCTGGAATCCAGGGGGACGGGGAAGAGGtcctcttctctgccccttcaTGACTCCTGACCCCTCATCCTTCCCATTCCCTTTGATGTTATTTTGTTACagcttttaaactattttttaaactatttaaccCCTGGGTATAGAGATGGGGGTGGCGGTGGTCCAGGATTCCAGACTCTGTATGACtgtaataaagagaaataaacaaaccTAGTAGACGACGCGAGTCATTCTGAAAGACGGACAGAATACAAGGACCAGAGGAACTTTTGATCTCCCCAGCCACATCTGTGTTACAAGGGGAataaaaaaggcagagagaacaggagaggaTTTATTGGGGGCTCAGACATCATCACCTGGAAACCAGAGGGCGTTAAGCAGAGGAGGGGGCTGGGCCAGAATCTGAACCGGATTCTGTGACCTGGCGCACCCAATGCAGGTATGGGGGGTTCCCCTGCTCCACAGGCAACGCAATCACCTCAGCAACTTCGTAAGGGTGCACAGACCTGCAGAAGTCACAGGGCAGGGGTTATTCAGACACCAGTCCTGGGCTCCCCAGCAAGGTCCACCCCACAGTGTCCACCTCAGAGCTCTTTCAGTGAGCTGGGGATATCACTCAGTGCTTGCCTGAGATGCTCAAGGCCCTGGTCCATTCCCCAGTACCGCCACAAAAAGAATACCTTCAAGTTCTTACCGAACGAACTCTGTCAGAGCAGGGACCAGGGAGCTTTGGGTTTTAATCATCTAAAGGGCAAAGAGAGACAGTTCAACCACGGGGAGGAACCGCGGTCAGGTGAGGGCCAGAGCCGTCCGAGGAGCCAGACAAGGGGGGTATTTTCTCACCATCAACACCTCACTGTCTTCCTCGATCTTTCCTTTCCATTCATAGCTGAAGAGGTCAGAGAAAGAAGGGAACAAAGTCTTGGGGAAGAAAGATTTCCCCCAGAAAGAGCTCTCAGCCCCTCCCGTGAAATTCAGTTTCTAACTGAGACTCACATGGACGTGATCTGCGGGATGAGGTTGACGCAGGCTGCTAGGCGCTTCTCCACCACGGCCCTGGGGGTCAATCGAGAGCACGTTCCGAGCGCGCCCGGCCAGGGGCTGTGCCGGTCGCCCAGAGACCCTGCCAAGGCAGCGCCCTTCCCAGCCCCAACTCCCCCTGGTCGGTCATCTCGCCGGGGTCCCCACCTGGCGATCTCCTTGGCGACTTTCTCATTGGGACAAGTGACAAAGGCTGCAGAAACCGATCCTGGGACGTAGCCGGAGCCCGGCGAGGGCAGGGGAGGGCTTCCGGAAGCCATGGACAGCAAGGCTCGGGGCAGCAACAGAAGGCGGGAAGCCACCGGCAGCAGCGCGGGCATCCAAAGGAACGACAGGAGCAGCGTGGCCTGAGAGCAGGGGGGCGCATTCAGCTTCCCCACAGCCGCCCCAGGAGCCTGCACCCCGGGGCGCCTTCGCTGGGGCAGACACCGAGCCTCTTCTGCACCAGGAAGAAAAACGCCCCTGCACCTTCAACTTGCAGGCGGTTCGGGGTACTGAAGCCCGGTGAAACTTGGAGACCGGAAGGGGCGGGGCCAGACTCACCCCTCCGCCGAGCAGGACCACGGGGGCCCGCCCCCAGCTCATGCAGCCCCagctggtggaggaggaggggacggGATCAGAGGCCGCGCGCTTCACGGCGGGGGTGGCGGGGGGAAGGACCGGGAGCCCCGGAGGAGCAGCCGCCTCTTACCTGGGCGGCAGCCACGTGACGGGAGCGCCGGCCGTCCTGGAGTCTCCAGAGCCGGCCAATCCCGGCCCTCCGGGGGCCCGGGGGCCCCGCCCCCtcgagggagggagggggcggggcggagggCCCTCTGGCCAATCGGCAGCCAGGACCGAGGATGCGGCCCGCCCATCTCCGCGGAGCCCCGGCCCCCGCTGCTGGCCGGGGAAAACGCCGCTGCGGCGGGCCGCCGTCACGTGACGGCTCCCGACCTCTCACGCGGCGCCGCCTCAGGAGCCGCGCGGGCCGAGGCCAATCGCCGGCCGGCCTCGCGGGCCACGTGACGCGCGCGGGAGCTGGCGATGGACGGGCGCCCTCGCTGCGTCAGGCTGGGGCCGGGGAGTCGTCCCGCGCCCCGGAATGTGCCTAGTAacagtccccctcctcctccccgcaCCGCGGGCCCAGCCGTGgccggggaggggggcggggccgGGCAGACAGCTGTGGGCGGGGACGGcgccccccccacctcctccccgcCCTCGCGTTGGCACCGAGCTGGGAAGCCAGCTGCCCCTGGGTAGGGGGCGGTGATCAAGGCCCGGCCAGGGCTGGGCACGGCCGTGGCTG
This DNA window, taken from Peromyscus maniculatus bairdii isolate BWxNUB_F1_BW_parent chromosome 21, HU_Pman_BW_mat_3.1, whole genome shotgun sequence, encodes the following:
- the Cuta gene encoding protein CutA isoform X2, encoding MSWGRAPVVLLGGGATLLLSFLWMPALLPVASRLLLLPRALLSMASGSPPLPSPGSGYVPGSVSAAFVTCPNEKVAKEIARAVVEKRLAACVNLIPQITSIYEWKGKIEEDSEVLMMIKTQSSLVPALTEFVRSVHPYEVAEVIALPVEQGNPPYLHWVRQVTESGSDSGPAPSSA
- the Phf1 gene encoding PHD finger protein 1; amino-acid sequence: MAQLPRLSRLGAPSLWDPASPAPASGPRPRLWEGQDVLARWTDGLLYLGTIKKVDSAREVCLVQFEDDSQFLVLWKDISPAALPGEELLCCVCRSETVVPGNRLVSCEKCRHAYHQDCHVPRAPAPGEGDGTSWVCRQCVFAIATKRGGALKKGPYARAMLGMKLSLPYGLKGLDWDAGHLSNRQQSYCYCGGPGEWNLKMLQCRSCLQWFHEACTQCLSKPLLYGDRFYEFECCVCRGGPEKVRRLQLRWVDVAHLVLYHLSVCCKKKYFDFDREILPFTSENWDSLLLGELSDTPKGERSSKLLSALNSHKDRFISGREIKKRKCLFGLHARTPPPVEPLTGDGAPTSFPSGQGPGGGVSRPLGKRRRPEPDALRKQKEKVEEQGPPAAVGSRHGSREQRERARLQRALQASVSPPPPSPNQSYQGSSGYNFRPTDARCLPSPIRMFASFHPCASTAGTSGDGEPPDRSPLELHIGFPTDTPKSSSHSTTASPAPAPIPGLSRHSVPPPPLCHSLSPGTGGGVRGGVGYLSRGDPVRVLARRVRPDGSVQYLVEWGGGGIF
- the Cuta gene encoding protein CutA isoform X4; protein product: MPALLPVASRLLLLPRALLSMASGSPPLPSPGSGYVPGSVSAAFVTCPNEKVAKEIARAVVEKRLAACVNLIPQITSIYEWKGKIEEDSEVLMMIKTQSSLVPALTEFVRSVHPYEVAEVIALPVEQGNPPYLHWVRQVTESGSDSGPAPSSA
- the Cuta gene encoding protein CutA isoform X1, whose translation is MSWGRAPVVLLGGGVSLAPPLPVSKFHRASVPRTACKLKATLLLSFLWMPALLPVASRLLLLPRALLSMASGSPPLPSPGSGYVPGSVSAAFVTCPNEKVAKEIARAVVEKRLAACVNLIPQITSIYEWKGKIEEDSEVLMMIKTQSSLVPALTEFVRSVHPYEVAEVIALPVEQGNPPYLHWVRQVTESGSDSGPAPSSA
- the Cuta gene encoding protein CutA isoform X3, encoding MSWGRAPVVLLGGGVSLAPPLPVSKFHRASVPRTACKLKATLLLSFLWMPALLPVASRLLLLPRALLSMASGSPPLPSPGSGYVPGSVSAAFVTCPNEKVAKEIARAVVEKRLAACVNLIPQITSIYEWKGKIEEDSEVLMMIKTQSSLVPALTEFVR